The proteins below come from a single Staphylococcus sp. MI 10-1553 genomic window:
- a CDS encoding ABC transporter ATP-binding protein: MNEKEVLVEVKNLKQYFNQGKRNEVRAIEDISFKIFKGETFGLVGESGSGKSTTGKAIIKLNDVTDGQVLYEGVNIQEIKKRKDLLQFNKKIQMIFQDPYASLNPRLKVMDIVAEGIDIHGLAKDRKDRKKRVYDLLETVGLRKSHANRYPHEFSGGQRQRIGIARALAVEPEFIIADEPISALDVSIQAQVVNLMQKLQRERNITFLFIAHDLSMVKYISDRIAVMHLGRIVELGPADEIYHNPIHPYTKSLLSAVPQPDPESERTRTRVAYEEDHTKNDHRRLVECAKDHYVFATEEELKQYQTEHQSVGV, translated from the coding sequence ATGAATGAAAAAGAAGTATTAGTTGAAGTGAAAAATTTGAAGCAATATTTCAATCAAGGCAAACGCAATGAAGTTCGTGCGATTGAAGATATTTCTTTTAAAATTTTTAAAGGAGAAACTTTCGGACTTGTAGGCGAATCAGGTTCTGGTAAATCGACAACAGGTAAAGCGATTATCAAGTTGAACGATGTCACAGATGGACAGGTGCTTTACGAAGGGGTTAATATTCAAGAAATTAAAAAGCGTAAAGATTTATTGCAGTTTAATAAAAAGATTCAAATGATTTTCCAAGATCCATACGCATCATTGAATCCACGTTTAAAAGTAATGGATATTGTTGCGGAAGGGATTGATATTCACGGTTTAGCGAAAGACCGAAAAGATCGTAAAAAGCGTGTCTATGACTTGTTAGAAACTGTAGGGTTAAGAAAAAGTCACGCTAATCGTTATCCGCACGAATTCTCAGGGGGGCAACGTCAACGTATCGGGATTGCCCGTGCATTAGCGGTGGAACCTGAGTTTATTATTGCAGACGAACCGATTTCAGCATTAGACGTATCGATTCAAGCACAAGTCGTCAACTTAATGCAAAAATTACAACGTGAACGCAATATCACATTTTTGTTTATTGCTCATGATTTATCAATGGTGAAATACATCTCGGACCGAATTGCTGTCATGCATCTTGGACGAATTGTAGAACTTGGACCTGCTGATGAAATCTATCACAATCCGATTCACCCTTATACGAAGTCTTTATTATCTGCTGTCCCACAACCTGATCCAGAAAGTGAACGTACAAGAACACGTGTCGCATATGAAGAGGATCATACGAAAAATGATCACCGTCGATTAGTGGAGTGCGCGAAAGATCATTATGTGTTTGCGACAGAAGAAGAATTGAAACAATATCAAACGGAACACCAATCAGTCGGTGTATAA